From Verrucomicrobiota bacterium, one genomic window encodes:
- a CDS encoding sulfatase-like hydrolase/transferase, translated as MMIKYMKPTISLLLSVLLGCALSSANDGKPNILFIAIDDLNDWTGMLKGNPQAKTPHMEKLASQGMLFTNAHCAAPACGPSRSAIMSGIRPSTSGNYINSSSFIHNPILNDSVLLPEFFQQNGY; from the coding sequence ATGATGATAAAATATATGAAACCAACCATCTCACTACTTCTGTCCGTTTTACTGGGCTGTGCCTTAAGCAGTGCCAATGACGGAAAACCCAACATCCTCTTCATCGCGATCGATGATTTGAATGACTGGACGGGGATGCTGAAAGGCAACCCCCAGGCCAAAACGCCTCACATGGAGAAGCTGGCTTCTCAAGGCATGCTTTTTACCAATGCGCATTGCGCGGCCCCGGCTTGCGGTCCTTCAAGGTCGGCCATTATGAGCGGGATCAGACCGTCGACTTCAGGTAATTATATCAATAGTAGTTCGTTTATACATAACCCGATACTGAACGACTCGGTTCTACTGCCGGAGTTTTTTCAGCAAAATGGCTACTAG
- a CDS encoding HEAT repeat domain-containing protein, producing the protein MNLVRFLITIGVALLGTNFSLRAMGAETVSFPPHNFTLPDGYTLELAAAPPLVDRPIHMYFDEDGSLYVTDSSGDTRVGPIQLAEPSHRILRLVDTDGDGVFDESSVFAEEVPFPEGILVYKGDVYVGAPPNIWKFSDNDGDHVADERVSWFNSGTIERCANDLHGPYLGPDGYFYWTKGAYDEQNFVLGNGKVHQSKAPHAFRARPDGSELEVVMTGGMNNPVGLAFSETGERFLSGTFFVLPATHPGQRDGILHSVYGGVYGRKNPAVLSGHPQTGDFLPVMTHTGAAAPSGVIMARNNALGLKGDLLCADFNLRRISRYPLSRSGSTFASEAEVLLEGDQTDFHPTDVIEDADGSLLVADTGSWYMMCCPTSQVAKPHVLGGIYRIRKTDAVVQEDPRGYELNWDQPSVAYLSDERPVVVNRAIEALAREENIDELRTAKAGVPALWSLHRIDGSAARKVLRERINHGSADECSVAIQSASLWRDQAAVPALQKAITSEDAHIRRLAAMALGRIGDRSSMSTLLKAGLGELDPFLKHAITYALFEMGVAEEVSENHPLAKQLRIMAEVAQSGPNPNVRPDILQADPVDTDPVKVAHQYTRMGELRAHFSQTKGDPKGGEKLFADASKSLCITCHRMGDQGLHFGPDLTNIGAMRGKWDLLEAIVFPSSSIVRYYERVHVRTKEGEFSGIITDETEETMVLSAAPGAEVTIQTADIIEAQYSNTSLMPEVFDALLSPDDLADIVAYLSQAR; encoded by the coding sequence ATGAACCTGGTTCGCTTTCTTATCACGATTGGAGTGGCCCTGTTGGGCACTAATTTCTCACTCAGAGCCATGGGCGCTGAGACCGTTTCCTTTCCTCCGCACAACTTTACCCTGCCGGACGGCTACACGCTCGAACTAGCGGCAGCACCACCCCTCGTCGATCGGCCCATCCATATGTATTTCGATGAGGATGGCAGCTTGTATGTCACGGATAGTTCCGGAGACACCCGAGTGGGGCCGATTCAGCTGGCGGAACCGAGCCACCGCATTCTGCGCCTGGTCGATACCGACGGCGACGGGGTCTTCGATGAGTCGTCGGTATTTGCCGAGGAGGTACCATTTCCGGAAGGCATTCTGGTTTATAAAGGAGACGTTTATGTAGGAGCCCCACCAAATATATGGAAATTCAGCGACAACGATGGCGACCATGTAGCCGATGAACGAGTGTCCTGGTTTAACAGCGGAACCATAGAACGCTGCGCTAATGACTTGCATGGTCCTTACCTCGGTCCGGACGGCTATTTTTATTGGACCAAGGGAGCTTATGATGAGCAGAACTTTGTCCTTGGAAATGGTAAGGTGCATCAGTCAAAGGCGCCTCATGCCTTTCGAGCCCGACCGGATGGCAGTGAATTGGAAGTCGTCATGACGGGCGGTATGAACAACCCGGTTGGCTTGGCATTCAGTGAAACGGGCGAGCGCTTTCTCAGTGGAACGTTTTTCGTTCTTCCGGCGACTCACCCCGGACAGCGCGACGGTATATTGCATTCGGTTTACGGCGGTGTGTATGGCAGGAAAAACCCAGCTGTCCTGTCGGGTCATCCTCAAACGGGAGATTTTTTGCCTGTGATGACGCATACAGGAGCTGCGGCCCCTTCCGGAGTAATCATGGCCAGGAACAATGCCTTGGGGCTCAAAGGAGACTTGCTTTGCGCCGACTTTAACCTGCGAAGGATATCCAGATACCCGTTGAGTCGCTCCGGTTCGACCTTTGCTTCGGAAGCGGAGGTGCTTCTCGAAGGCGATCAGACGGATTTTCATCCGACCGATGTGATTGAAGATGCCGACGGCAGTTTGCTCGTAGCAGATACGGGAAGCTGGTATATGATGTGTTGTCCGACTTCGCAGGTAGCCAAGCCGCATGTCCTTGGTGGTATTTATCGTATCCGAAAAACAGATGCAGTAGTTCAGGAAGATCCGCGAGGCTATGAGCTGAATTGGGATCAGCCCTCCGTCGCTTACCTTTCCGATGAACGACCGGTAGTCGTGAACCGCGCCATCGAAGCTTTGGCCAGAGAAGAAAATATCGATGAACTGCGTACGGCCAAGGCTGGCGTGCCTGCCTTGTGGTCGCTCCATCGCATCGATGGCTCTGCGGCGCGCAAAGTTTTACGGGAGCGAATCAATCATGGCAGTGCGGACGAGTGCTCGGTGGCCATCCAAAGCGCTTCTCTTTGGCGAGATCAGGCTGCGGTGCCGGCACTACAGAAGGCAATCACTTCTGAGGATGCTCATATTCGCCGACTGGCCGCCATGGCGCTGGGCAGAATCGGCGACCGCTCCTCGATGAGCACGTTGCTGAAAGCAGGCCTCGGTGAACTCGATCCGTTTCTAAAGCACGCCATCACCTACGCGCTGTTTGAAATGGGTGTCGCGGAAGAGGTTTCCGAAAATCATCCCCTGGCGAAACAACTCCGAATCATGGCGGAGGTTGCCCAGAGTGGTCCCAATCCCAATGTCCGGCCCGATATTCTCCAGGCCGATCCGGTCGACACCGATCCTGTCAAAGTAGCTCATCAGTATACGCGCATGGGGGAGCTAAGAGCACATTTCAGTCAGACAAAGGGAGATCCTAAGGGTGGAGAGAAACTCTTTGCCGATGCCTCCAAGTCGCTGTGCATCACCTGTCACAGAATGGGTGATCAAGGACTGCATTTTGGTCCGGATCTAACAAACATTGGCGCCATGCGGGGCAAGTGGGATCTATTGGAAGCCATTGTTTTTCCAAGTTCTTCCATCGTTCGTTATTACGAGAGGGTGCACGTCCGCACCAAGGAGGGTGAATTCTCCGGTATTATTACGGATGAAACCGAGGAAACCATGGTCCTCTCTGCTGCACCGGGAGCGGAAGTTACCATACAGACCGCGGATATTATTGAAGCTCAGTATTCAAATACATCCCTCATGCCTGAGGTGTTTGATGCCCTTTTAAGTCCTGACGATCTTGCAGACATCGTCGCCTACTTATCGCAGGCACGGTAG
- a CDS encoding type II toxin-antitoxin system VapC family toxin, with product MNLLLDTHVWVWSQVEPDRIGPKARRVLENTDTGLFVATLSSLEIARLVDAGSLELDGKLESWIKDSLEALQCGSLEMSHAAAMGAYQLPGAFHKDPADRILVATAREHGLTLVTADERILKYRSVKTLDARK from the coding sequence ATGAATCTATTGTTGGACACACATGTCTGGGTGTGGTCCCAGGTGGAGCCGGATCGAATAGGACCCAAAGCACGGCGGGTCCTGGAAAACACAGACACGGGCCTGTTTGTAGCCACGCTTTCTTCCCTGGAGATTGCCAGACTCGTTGACGCGGGATCGCTTGAGCTTGACGGAAAATTGGAGTCTTGGATCAAAGATTCTCTTGAGGCCCTGCAATGCGGCTCGCTTGAAATGTCGCACGCGGCTGCTATGGGAGCCTATCAACTGCCGGGAGCGTTTCACAAAGATCCCGCCGACCGCATTCTAGTCGCTACCGCCCGGGAACACGGGTTGACCTTGGTCACTGCAGACGAACGGATTCTAAAATATCGGTCTGTTAAAACACTCGATGCAAGAAAGTAG
- a CDS encoding nuclear transport factor 2 family protein produces MSLFAALFLSTCLVAQPKAPLHPQPSRITPEAWRTARQEIRSASLEAKIDYLLDRAEIEDIITIYAYSVDTRNWPLHGEIFKESLQMRRDDGYPKVDNQERLKSLDKFFQRFTSTQHLGFPLAIMIEQDSAYAVASLHARHYDENGDPIDNTLLFGQYEFWFERTSEGWKVNKLAQVNRTRINTSEAKFPEEKSP; encoded by the coding sequence ATGTCCCTTTTCGCCGCGCTTTTTCTATCCACCTGTCTGGTTGCGCAACCCAAAGCGCCCCTTCATCCCCAACCTTCGCGTATCACCCCTGAAGCGTGGCGGACGGCTCGCCAGGAAATTCGATCCGCTTCCCTGGAAGCGAAAATCGACTACCTGCTCGATCGAGCGGAGATCGAAGATATCATCACCATCTATGCCTATAGCGTCGATACGCGCAACTGGCCATTACATGGTGAAATTTTCAAAGAGTCGCTCCAGATGCGCAGAGACGATGGCTACCCAAAGGTCGACAATCAGGAGAGACTGAAATCACTGGACAAGTTTTTCCAGCGTTTCACAAGCACGCAGCATCTTGGATTCCCGCTCGCGATAATGATAGAGCAAGACTCTGCCTATGCCGTTGCTTCCCTACACGCGCGGCACTACGACGAGAATGGCGATCCGATCGATAACACGCTGCTTTTCGGCCAATATGAATTTTGGTTTGAAAGAACTTCTGAAGGATGGAAAGTTAACAAGCTCGCTCAGGTGAATCGCACTCGGATAAACACTTCTGAAGCGAAATTCCCTGAAGAGAAATCACCCTAA
- a CDS encoding type II toxin-antitoxin system RelE/ParE family toxin, with the protein MIQSFRCEETGKVFEGHFSRKLPTNIQKVAHRKLLQLNIADKLGDLRIPPANRLEELRGNRKNQLSIRINQQWRVCFLWKQDGAHQVEIVDYH; encoded by the coding sequence GTGATACAGAGCTTTCGTTGTGAGGAGACCGGCAAGGTGTTCGAGGGCCATTTTTCTCGCAAGCTACCCACGAATATCCAGAAGGTCGCCCACCGGAAACTCTTGCAACTCAATATCGCGGATAAGCTGGGCGACCTGCGAATTCCGCCCGCGAATCGTCTTGAAGAACTGCGCGGGAATCGAAAAAACCAACTCAGCATACGAATCAACCAACAATGGCGAGTCTGCTTCCTGTGGAAACAAGACGGAGCCCACCAAGTCGAAATTGTCGATTACCATTAG
- a CDS encoding LamG domain-containing protein, whose product MNESHNPKRGIHRRDLLKGAAAASLGLATGAIGIPKAFGQGSEKGSTIPVHWPVDLPGLHAYAQKSIVAGEEIEFRVSSSVPYDLSVVQLGPEPENRDDDPVLERVQVENPKSQPIHPGSYVHVAKGLPDERRLTELTLEGWIRPFSLEGWQGLITQHDFPERSGIGLFLNEGRIAFMTGSGGKHDPASLHQTERGLISVQNWHHVVASWDGKTKRIYVDGKLAEEFLFTGVVRPGQTALRLGAFGNQGKTSNFYDGDLAMCVIYDEALNEEQIQQLFADQGLTAPKDDSVLACWPFTEERGTRVTDASADGRHGQIINLGTWMIGGPSFDASAIGRHATSYDPTQDPKRGHGLRLASDELYNAHWDVSHRFKIPADAKSGVYAGRFDFEVDGKSMRYFTTFIVRRPESRPKAPLLVLVSSNTWLAYNSAPFPVNHGPELTRLGTGGLESSHPDAATYSCYRDHRAGQPTYKIGLNLPWPAAGPNKTYINDSYSHLLRGERFLHLWLDKHGYDYDVITDHDLDRNPEVLEGYQAVCLNGHSEYWSAPAYDGLDKYLKSGGAALVMSGNTMFWRVSFDDTGEVMECRKYGTGIGGRANAQVGELYHSHDFKLGSLMRFCGYPAWKNVGLTCIGWGGAFQPYRVEQSDHFLFNQPHKIELKQGDTFGFISEDMGAVGHEFDVRLSTLQRATADPVIKGLVEPEGIITIASSQASRKVLDFNAESHQPRVGGEETIAEIIYWERPEGGRVFHTGSIATAWGLYHDEKMSMLVRNVLHHFGVKRKGE is encoded by the coding sequence ATGAACGAATCACACAACCCCAAGCGCGGCATCCATCGCCGTGATCTACTCAAAGGGGCGGCTGCCGCCAGCCTGGGTCTTGCCACGGGCGCGATCGGCATTCCTAAAGCCTTTGGGCAAGGGAGTGAGAAGGGGTCGACAATTCCCGTACATTGGCCGGTGGACCTGCCCGGTTTACATGCCTACGCCCAGAAGAGCATTGTTGCGGGTGAGGAAATCGAATTCCGAGTCAGCAGCAGCGTTCCCTATGACCTATCCGTCGTGCAACTGGGGCCGGAGCCGGAGAATCGAGACGATGATCCCGTTCTTGAAAGGGTGCAGGTCGAGAATCCCAAATCTCAGCCCATCCATCCCGGGTCATACGTGCATGTGGCCAAGGGGCTGCCCGATGAGAGACGGCTGACTGAGCTAACCTTGGAAGGCTGGATCCGTCCGTTCAGCCTGGAGGGATGGCAGGGACTGATTACTCAGCACGACTTTCCCGAGCGCAGTGGTATCGGACTGTTTCTCAACGAGGGCCGCATCGCTTTCATGACAGGGTCGGGTGGGAAACACGATCCCGCGTCGCTTCATCAAACCGAGCGGGGGCTTATCAGCGTTCAGAATTGGCATCACGTTGTGGCCAGTTGGGATGGAAAGACAAAACGCATCTACGTCGACGGCAAGCTGGCGGAAGAGTTCTTATTCACCGGAGTCGTCAGACCGGGGCAGACTGCGCTTCGGTTGGGCGCTTTTGGTAACCAAGGCAAGACCTCGAATTTCTACGACGGCGATCTCGCCATGTGTGTGATCTATGACGAGGCGCTGAACGAAGAGCAGATTCAACAACTATTCGCCGATCAAGGACTGACAGCTCCCAAGGATGATTCCGTGTTAGCTTGCTGGCCCTTCACTGAAGAGCGTGGCACTCGGGTCACCGATGCGAGTGCGGACGGCCGCCACGGTCAGATCATTAACCTGGGTACCTGGATGATTGGCGGCCCCAGCTTTGATGCCTCGGCGATTGGTCGCCACGCCACGTCCTACGATCCAACTCAAGATCCGAAACGCGGCCACGGGCTGCGATTGGCCTCCGACGAACTGTACAATGCTCACTGGGACGTGAGCCATCGCTTCAAGATTCCCGCCGACGCCAAATCCGGAGTCTACGCGGGACGGTTTGATTTCGAGGTGGATGGCAAGTCCATGCGCTACTTCACCACCTTCATCGTGCGGCGCCCCGAATCGCGGCCCAAAGCGCCGCTTTTGGTGCTTGTCTCGTCGAATACCTGGCTGGCTTACAACTCGGCTCCGTTCCCGGTCAATCATGGACCGGAGTTGACTCGCCTGGGTACGGGAGGTCTGGAAAGCAGTCACCCGGACGCAGCAACCTACAGTTGTTACCGGGATCACCGCGCTGGGCAACCGACCTACAAAATTGGATTGAATTTACCGTGGCCGGCAGCTGGCCCAAACAAAACCTATATTAATGATTCATACAGCCACTTACTCCGCGGGGAGCGTTTCCTGCATCTCTGGCTGGACAAGCACGGCTACGACTACGATGTCATCACTGACCACGATCTTGATCGAAACCCGGAGGTTCTCGAAGGATACCAGGCCGTGTGTCTCAATGGGCACAGTGAGTACTGGTCGGCCCCCGCTTATGATGGACTCGACAAGTACCTGAAGTCCGGTGGTGCGGCCCTGGTGATGTCGGGAAACACCATGTTCTGGAGGGTCAGTTTTGATGACACCGGCGAGGTGATGGAATGCCGCAAATATGGAACCGGAATTGGTGGACGTGCCAACGCTCAGGTGGGGGAACTTTATCACAGTCACGATTTCAAGCTCGGCAGCCTGATGCGCTTCTGTGGTTATCCTGCCTGGAAAAATGTGGGGCTAACCTGTATTGGGTGGGGCGGCGCGTTTCAACCCTACCGGGTGGAGCAGTCGGATCATTTTCTGTTCAACCAGCCGCACAAGATTGAGCTGAAGCAGGGAGATACCTTTGGGTTTATCAGCGAAGATATGGGAGCCGTAGGCCACGAGTTTGATGTGCGCCTATCGACTTTGCAGCGAGCCACAGCGGATCCGGTCATCAAGGGACTGGTCGAACCCGAAGGCATCATAACTATCGCCAGTAGCCAGGCGTCGCGCAAAGTCCTCGATTTCAACGCTGAGAGTCACCAACCCCGAGTCGGCGGTGAGGAGACCATTGCCGAAATCATTTACTGGGAGCGCCCCGAAGGGGGACGCGTCTTCCATACCGGTTCGATCGCAACGGCGTGGGGTCTCTACCACGACGAGAAAATGAGCATGCTTGTCAGGAACGTGCTGCACCACTTTGGCGTGAAGCGGAAAGGCGAATAG
- a CDS encoding type II toxin-antitoxin system Phd/YefM family antitoxin, with product MKTILISEFKARCIAILKEAQRTREPVLVTRRGHPLARIEPVYDNPPPRKFGALKSRMRIKGDIVHSDFDSEWESSI from the coding sequence ATGAAGACGATTTTGATTTCAGAGTTTAAGGCCCGGTGTATTGCGATTTTAAAGGAAGCTCAGCGGACCCGCGAACCGGTCCTAGTTACACGTCGCGGGCATCCGTTGGCCCGGATCGAGCCGGTTTATGACAATCCGCCTCCGCGCAAGTTCGGGGCTCTCAAGTCGCGCATGCGGATCAAGGGCGACATCGTCCACAGTGATTTCGATTCGGAGTGGGAATCTTCGATATGA
- a CDS encoding lactate racemase domain-containing protein, with the protein MNPINSSLSIQNYVPTIADTGEIEIPSMVEVKQRFPDEQVSDIRQAVLDALAPFSTLDLKGKQIAVTAGSRGIHGMVETLQAIVSQLLAWGANPFLVPAMGSHGGATAEGQVAVLENLGITEATIGAPVRASMDVVELGRIQGNTPVCCDRLAFESDGIVVCNRIKAHTSFAGDYESGLLKMMVIGLGKHVGTAGLHRLGFGAFAKVVPEAAAVILDKAPILFGVGLVENAYSQVARIEAISPDLFFDREKEMLVFAKSIMGRLLVSEIDILVVDELGKDVSGAGMDPNVTGRSASGLRRADAPSIGRIIVRDLSKKTAGNSLGMGMADFMCKRAADKVDLSSAYTNAITAGVTQGARLPIIAVSDRDAISLAIRSSIGSLSEEKRIVHILNTKSLDTIWLSSAFLPEISERKDMTIIGQPRPYEFDESGSISWPTTRP; encoded by the coding sequence ATGAACCCAATTAATTCCAGTCTTTCCATCCAGAATTACGTTCCAACCATTGCTGATACCGGGGAGATTGAGATCCCTTCCATGGTGGAGGTAAAGCAACGGTTTCCCGATGAACAGGTCAGCGATATTCGCCAGGCGGTTTTGGATGCATTGGCTCCGTTCTCGACCCTCGATTTAAAGGGAAAACAGATTGCCGTTACGGCAGGGAGTCGAGGCATTCATGGTATGGTTGAAACCCTGCAGGCAATCGTCAGTCAATTGTTGGCGTGGGGAGCCAACCCGTTCCTGGTGCCAGCTATGGGCAGTCATGGTGGGGCAACGGCGGAAGGCCAGGTTGCGGTCTTGGAAAATCTCGGAATTACTGAGGCAACGATAGGAGCCCCGGTTCGCGCTTCGATGGACGTGGTTGAGCTGGGTCGTATTCAAGGCAATACCCCGGTTTGTTGTGATCGCCTTGCTTTCGAGTCCGATGGAATTGTCGTTTGCAACCGCATAAAGGCGCACACGAGCTTTGCCGGTGACTATGAAAGCGGATTACTCAAAATGATGGTGATCGGTCTTGGCAAACACGTTGGAACGGCCGGCTTACATCGGCTGGGGTTTGGAGCCTTTGCGAAGGTAGTGCCCGAGGCTGCAGCCGTCATATTAGACAAGGCGCCGATCCTGTTTGGAGTTGGCCTGGTCGAAAATGCTTACAGCCAAGTCGCTCGAATTGAAGCCATATCGCCGGATTTGTTTTTTGATCGGGAAAAGGAAATGCTTGTGTTTGCCAAATCGATCATGGGCCGCCTTTTAGTTTCGGAAATAGACATTCTGGTCGTTGACGAACTGGGAAAGGACGTCAGTGGCGCTGGCATGGACCCTAATGTAACCGGACGTTCAGCCAGTGGATTGAGGCGAGCTGATGCACCATCGATTGGAAGAATTATTGTGAGGGATCTTTCCAAAAAAACAGCCGGCAATTCCCTCGGCATGGGAATGGCCGATTTTATGTGCAAGCGTGCGGCAGACAAAGTGGATTTGTCGAGTGCCTATACCAACGCCATCACTGCAGGTGTCACACAGGGAGCGAGACTTCCGATCATTGCTGTCTCGGATCGAGACGCCATTTCACTGGCTATTCGATCGAGTATTGGGTCGCTATCAGAAGAAAAACGAATCGTCCATATCCTGAATACAAAATCATTGGATACCATCTGGTTGTCGTCCGCATTCCTTCCTGAAATTTCTGAAAGAAAAGACATGACCATTATTGGCCAACCGAGACCCTATGAGTTCGATGAATCCGGTTCGATTTCCTGGCCAACAACAAGGCCGTAA
- a CDS encoding twin-arginine translocation signal domain-containing protein, translating into MNESHKPKRGIHRRDLLKGAAAAGLGLATSAIGVPNIFGQSPSPSSGQAGRNLIQLENAKPGTRDWLLTNTLTDPTIGRSNVTSGRCPWIEGYCSANSVRAGEKLQIMVSTDPETEFNLEIFRTGYYNGDGARLVRRYDSLKGAPQPVPPVGENYLHECQWEPSVELTIPDEWLSGVYLGKLTGEFSGIQSYVIFIVRDDRPCDLLFQCSDLTWSAYNRWPTDFSIYSAHEGRSTTSVPSGSVSFDRPYALFTHPVNRIKASVGSGEYRPWEFPLAFWLEQHGYDVSYISNIDTHADPASLLRTKGFISVGHDEYWSLQMYDNVLKARDEGVNLAFLSANAVLCVVPLLPSGNGTPNRVTRREGWFFPPEYGSGDARRNVNQDGFEPVMGPDGALLMGNRTTPPVRGAGDWTCTLPDHWLFKGSGMKKGDSIKGLVGWEWHGAPMMDLPGMQVVAEGETLINGKNPGHYTATIYDGPKGNIVFNAATIWWANGLSSPPGHKTPVRHGVAQQGVDPRVQQITHNLFQRMIRSKS; encoded by the coding sequence ATGAACGAATCACACAAACCCAAACGCGGCATCCATCGCCGTGATCTACTCAAAGGGGCGGCCGCCGCAGGCCTGGGCCTTGCCACAAGCGCGATTGGTGTTCCTAATATATTTGGGCAATCGCCTTCGCCAAGCTCAGGACAGGCAGGACGAAACTTGATACAACTCGAGAACGCCAAACCCGGAACGCGCGACTGGTTGCTCACCAATACCCTTACCGACCCCACCATAGGAAGAAGCAACGTGACCAGCGGACGCTGCCCTTGGATTGAAGGCTACTGCTCGGCCAACAGCGTCCGGGCGGGTGAGAAGTTGCAGATTATGGTGAGCACGGATCCGGAGACCGAGTTCAATTTGGAGATCTTTCGCACCGGTTACTACAACGGAGATGGAGCTCGGCTGGTCAGACGATACGACTCACTCAAAGGCGCCCCGCAACCGGTGCCACCCGTCGGCGAAAACTACTTGCACGAATGCCAGTGGGAACCCTCGGTGGAATTGACCATACCCGACGAGTGGTTGAGCGGTGTTTACCTGGGGAAACTGACAGGAGAGTTCAGTGGAATCCAAAGCTACGTTATCTTCATCGTGCGCGATGATCGTCCCTGCGATCTGCTGTTTCAATGCAGCGATCTGACCTGGTCCGCTTACAACCGGTGGCCGACTGATTTTTCGATTTATTCAGCACATGAAGGACGATCCACTACCAGCGTGCCCAGTGGATCCGTGAGCTTCGATCGTCCTTATGCCTTGTTCACCCACCCCGTTAATCGGATCAAAGCATCCGTGGGTTCCGGTGAATACCGGCCCTGGGAATTTCCCTTGGCCTTTTGGCTGGAGCAACATGGCTACGATGTTTCCTACATTTCAAATATCGACACCCATGCCGATCCCGCTAGCTTGCTGCGCACCAAAGGATTCATTTCAGTGGGTCACGATGAGTACTGGTCCTTGCAGATGTACGACAACGTTCTAAAAGCACGTGATGAAGGGGTGAACCTCGCCTTTCTGAGTGCCAATGCCGTTCTCTGTGTTGTTCCCCTGCTGCCTTCCGGAAACGGTACGCCGAACCGCGTCACTCGTCGGGAAGGCTGGTTCTTTCCGCCCGAATATGGAAGCGGAGACGCAAGGCGAAACGTCAATCAGGACGGCTTCGAACCCGTCATGGGGCCGGATGGTGCTTTATTGATGGGAAATCGGACGACTCCTCCGGTCAGGGGAGCCGGCGATTGGACCTGTACTCTGCCGGACCATTGGCTCTTTAAAGGGTCCGGCATGAAGAAGGGAGATTCTATCAAAGGCTTGGTCGGCTGGGAATGGCACGGCGCCCCGATGATGGACCTGCCCGGGATGCAGGTCGTTGCTGAAGGCGAGACCTTGATCAACGGCAAAAATCCGGGCCATTACACCGCCACGATCTACGACGGCCCCAAAGGTAATATCGTGTTTAATGCCGCCACCATCTGGTGGGCCAATGGTTTATCCAGCCCTCCGGGTCACAAAACTCCGGTCAGGCATGGAGTCGCTCAACAAGGAGTCGATCCCCGCGTCCAGCAAATTACTCACAACCTCTTCCAACGCATGATTCGTTCTAAATCTTAA
- a CDS encoding HigA family addiction module antitoxin: MKTLTKQIPLCTPGELLEEEFLKPMQITAYRLAKDIHVPATRIHAILREGRSITADTALRLERYFGLSEGYFLRLQAEYDIRKAKRESGHRIAEEVVPLVG; the protein is encoded by the coding sequence ATGAAGACTTTAACGAAACAGATTCCCCTCTGCACTCCCGGCGAACTTCTGGAGGAAGAATTTTTGAAGCCGATGCAGATAACCGCTTACAGGCTCGCCAAGGACATTCATGTTCCGGCCACGCGCATCCACGCCATCCTAAGGGAGGGTCGGAGCATCACGGCAGACACCGCCTTACGACTGGAACGGTATTTTGGGCTTTCGGAAGGCTATTTCCTCCGGCTCCAGGCAGAGTATGACATCCGCAAGGCCAAACGAGAGAGCGGCCATCGCATTGCCGAAGAAGTGGTTCCTCTTGTTGGATAA
- a CDS encoding fumarylacetoacetate hydrolase family protein produces the protein MLSENERIEVVEALLKANETKVQTKRPSAMYPHIEFEDAYAISGEVARRLQASGAKLIGYKVGLTSAAMQRSSNIDEPDFGFLYEHFMIENGGRVPRANYCVPRVELELAFILKKALKGPGITMEEVMDATECVVPSIEIIDARVDEPRKVYDTISDNGAGAGIVLGDKRLDPYSIDLRLVPGILYRNNKIEETGLSCGVMDHPANSVAWLANKQSSLGYSLEPGQMLLAGSFVRPVWAEVGDTITADFADLGKVSIQFV, from the coding sequence ATGCTTAGTGAAAATGAACGCATTGAGGTTGTAGAAGCCCTCTTAAAAGCCAACGAAACCAAGGTTCAAACGAAACGACCGTCGGCTATGTATCCGCATATCGAGTTTGAGGATGCTTATGCAATATCTGGAGAAGTCGCACGGCGGTTGCAGGCTTCGGGTGCCAAGCTTATTGGTTACAAAGTCGGACTGACCTCGGCCGCCATGCAGCGGTCATCCAATATCGACGAACCGGACTTCGGTTTTCTCTACGAGCATTTCATGATCGAGAATGGAGGACGGGTACCCCGCGCCAATTATTGTGTTCCCCGCGTCGAATTGGAATTGGCATTTATCCTCAAGAAAGCACTCAAGGGGCCGGGCATAACCATGGAAGAAGTGATGGATGCAACGGAGTGCGTTGTGCCAAGTATTGAGATTATTGATGCGCGGGTCGACGAGCCGCGGAAGGTATATGATACGATTTCCGACAATGGCGCTGGCGCTGGCATCGTCCTGGGAGACAAACGTCTGGATCCATACAGTATAGACCTGCGGCTGGTGCCAGGTATTCTTTATCGGAATAACAAGATCGAAGAGACCGGACTTTCCTGCGGTGTTATGGATCACCCGGCAAATTCAGTTGCCTGGTTGGCGAACAAACAATCCTCCCTCGGTTATTCCCTCGAGCCAGGTCAAATGCTGTTGGCCGGATCTTTTGTGCGGCCGGTGTGGGCCGAAGTGGGCGACACTATTACTGCGGACTTTGCTGATCTGGGAAAGGTATCTATTCAGTTTGTATAG